The Desmonostoc muscorum LEGE 12446 genome includes a region encoding these proteins:
- a CDS encoding pentapeptide repeat-containing protein — MNEPILPEKLVDILKKIDSQPADAKLSELAKLAELDLAEDYVGADLSGEDISKDSLREANFSDVNFSNTNLSHTDLSIANLSCANLTGAKLINANLNGADLVETNFMNADLNGADLIGTDFMNANLSGANLTKASLIKACLRYADLTGAKLINACLRDADLSGTNLTNSDLSNANLIDANLTNADLSNANLTNADLSNANLPEANFSGANLKSSNLNNTNLSGANLANANLSNANLAEADLSGANLENTDLSNADLAKADLSGANLKNSNLNNTNLSGANFTNSNLNDTDFTTVVSSRDNLTNIRIKNTNQRKSPIKAFEELLKADRKILSAASELEHSQNILDSICEKIQKQFGFDYVSISLVMPEKNTIEAVYGTGIAKKWVGQARHSLEEIEEGERLRDIQADIVKTCQTEIISGWDERFDLGVYNRFGHDSLVRIFTPIFLFYDDRKNIIDNWFKSYNWETNFIQKPQDKPTVFCMEQLPSTPEVIGTLEAGYTNRDQIISKEKASSLAQLLAEQALEIRRVSLHYVLETIAESARRFFNANLATLHFLWDSERGTEGKFIYEVFKGSIGSEPLEEFSPRKDGLGWKAIDEKKVKVIYFSQENKNLNISFCNKAHKRGSNVYAAFPLLINVKEEKSSNPDLIGLLYVHFWEESQFTRDLERLGNHFANKAVDAITSVIKSQRVREEVRQLSALQHVTQSFNEIGSDLVSYIAWNTLNALAADVVIIYEFIQAKRTFQIPPNYAGKLLYPKEMIIESPWSLIEGGNDIYDFKFFKDSPFAIREKIKSAAGILLKVNNDLVGVMFINYRRVHNFSGEEKQIINSLASSAATVIDKQRWSQTRGNIGLEIVTNQENLKLIVQKAVEITGADVGEITIFDQTGKEVITQESYSIDEQSEDLDIHSKTSKNIIDLLKVYERPKLIYDVKAEQGYTAYFDNTSSELSVSLWDQDKCQRGVLIVGSYQKGKFQQRDLQKLEDIASLALIAVQYAEKDKTIREDIINTVVNLYSKSLTPINNDVSTTKVVLSISKKLISNSDDENNVEQKSIISDLENMSLNEPNLKQIISDLNENNVVDSKQKGNDSLGLLDEVDKNWKTLAHSVS; from the coding sequence ATGAATGAGCCGATCTTACCAGAAAAACTGGTTGACATTCTAAAAAAAATCGATAGTCAGCCAGCAGATGCAAAGCTTTCTGAACTAGCAAAGCTGGCTGAACTTGATTTAGCTGAAGATTATGTAGGTGCAGACTTAAGTGGTGAGGATATTAGCAAAGATAGTCTCAGAGAAGCAAACTTTAGTGATGTTAACTTCAGCAATACGAATCTTAGCCATACTGATTTAAGTATCGCAAATTTGAGCTGTGCTAATTTGACAGGAGCTAAGCTTATTAATGCTAATCTCAACGGTGCTGATCTAGTAGAAACTAACTTCATGAATGCCGATCTAAATGGTGCTGATCTGATAGGAACTGACTTCATGAATGCTAATCTAAGTGGTGCTAATTTAACAAAAGCTAGTTTAATTAAAGCTTGCTTGAGGTATGCTGATTTGACAGGAGCTAAGCTCATTAATGCTTGCTTAAGGGATGCTGACTTAAGTGGTACAAATTTGACAAATTCTGACTTGAGTAACGCTAATTTAATCGATGCAAATTTGACAAATGCTGACTTGAGTAATGCAAATTTGACAAATGCTGACTTGAGTAACGCAAATTTACCAGAAGCTAACTTTAGCGGTGCTAATTTAAAAAGTTCTAACTTGAATAATACTAATTTAAGTGGTGCGAATTTGGCAAATGCTAACTTGAGTAATGCAAATTTAGCTGAAGCTGACTTAAGCGGTGCTAACTTAGAAAATACTGACTTGAGTAATGCAGACTTAGCCAAAGCTGACTTGAGCGGTGCTAACTTAAAAAATTCTAACTTGAATAATACTAATTTAAGTGGTGCAAATTTTACAAATTCTAATTTAAATGATACAGATTTTACAACCGTTGTTTCTAGTCGTGACAATCTGACAAACATTAGAATTAAGAATACAAATCAAAGAAAAAGCCCTATCAAAGCATTTGAGGAACTTCTTAAGGCTGATCGTAAAATATTATCAGCAGCTTCAGAACTGGAACACTCACAAAATATACTGGATAGTATCTGTGAAAAAATTCAAAAACAATTTGGTTTTGACTATGTTAGTATATCGTTAGTTATGCCAGAGAAGAATACCATTGAAGCAGTCTATGGAACTGGTATCGCTAAAAAATGGGTTGGTCAAGCAAGACATTCCCTTGAAGAAATTGAAGAAGGTGAACGATTAAGAGATATTCAGGCAGATATAGTAAAAACTTGCCAAACTGAAATTATTAGTGGATGGGATGAGCGATTTGATTTGGGTGTATATAATAGGTTTGGGCATGATAGTCTTGTTCGTATTTTTACTCCTATTTTTTTATTTTATGACGATAGAAAGAACATAATAGACAACTGGTTTAAATCTTATAACTGGGAAACAAATTTTATACAAAAGCCACAAGATAAACCTACAGTTTTCTGTATGGAGCAATTACCTTCTACACCTGAAGTTATTGGTACCTTGGAAGCAGGCTATACAAACCGCGACCAAATAATTTCAAAAGAGAAAGCAAGCTCTCTAGCTCAACTATTGGCTGAACAAGCATTAGAGATTCGTCGAGTAAGCCTTCATTACGTTTTAGAAACTATTGCTGAGAGTGCTAGGCGTTTTTTCAATGCTAATCTAGCTACTTTGCACTTTTTATGGGACTCAGAACGAGGTACAGAAGGAAAATTCATTTATGAAGTTTTTAAAGGTAGTATAGGTTCTGAGCCATTAGAGGAATTTTCTCCTCGTAAAGATGGATTGGGATGGAAAGCAATTGATGAAAAGAAAGTTAAAGTAATATATTTTTCGCAAGAAAATAAAAATTTGAATATTAGCTTTTGTAATAAAGCGCACAAGAGAGGCTCTAACGTTTATGCTGCTTTTCCTCTATTAATTAATGTTAAAGAAGAAAAATCATCAAATCCTGATTTAATAGGACTATTGTATGTGCATTTCTGGGAAGAATCTCAATTTACCAGAGATTTAGAACGTCTAGGAAATCATTTTGCTAATAAAGCTGTTGATGCTATAACAAGTGTTATAAAATCTCAAAGAGTACGTGAAGAAGTACGTCAGCTATCAGCATTGCAACATGTTACACAATCTTTCAATGAAATAGGTAGCGATTTAGTAAGTTATATTGCTTGGAATACATTAAATGCTCTAGCTGCTGATGTTGTTATTATTTATGAGTTTATTCAAGCAAAAAGAACATTTCAAATTCCACCTAATTATGCAGGTAAGCTTTTATATCCTAAAGAAATGATAATAGAATCTCCGTGGTCATTGATTGAGGGTGGAAATGATATTTATGATTTTAAGTTTTTTAAAGATTCACCATTTGCTATACGAGAGAAAATTAAATCTGCTGCTGGGATATTATTGAAAGTAAATAATGATTTAGTTGGAGTGATGTTTATTAACTATCGAAGAGTTCATAACTTTTCAGGTGAAGAAAAGCAAATTATTAACTCTTTAGCATCTTCAGCTGCTACTGTTATTGATAAACAAAGATGGTCACAAACACGAGGTAATATTGGGCTAGAGATTGTAACAAACCAGGAAAATCTAAAACTAATTGTGCAAAAAGCTGTAGAAATTACAGGAGCAGATGTAGGTGAAATTACTATTTTCGATCAAACTGGTAAAGAGGTAATTACACAAGAGAGTTATAGTATCGACGAGCAATCCGAAGATTTGGACATACACAGCAAGACAAGTAAAAATATCATTGATTTGCTAAAAGTATATGAAAGACCAAAATTAATATATGACGTTAAGGCTGAACAGGGCTATACTGCATATTTTGATAATACTAGTTCAGAGCTAAGTGTATCTCTTTGGGATCAAGATAAATGCCAACGCGGTGTACTAATTGTTGGGAGTTATCAAAAAGGAAAGTTTCAGCAGCGAGACTTGCAGAAGCTAGAGGATATAGCTAGTCTAGCCCTTATTGCTGTTCAGTATGCTGAAAAAGACAAAACTATTAGAGAAGACATAATAAATACTGTTGTGAATCTATACAGTAAATCATTAACCCCTATTAATAATGATGTTAGTACAACAAAAGTAGTTTTAAGTATATCAAAGAAGCTTATTAGTAATTCAGATGACGAAAATAATGTCGAGCAAAAAAGCATTATTAGTGATTTAGAAAATATGTCATTAAATGAACCTAATCTCAAACAAATTATTAGTGATTTAAACGAAAATAATGTAGTAGATAGTAAACAGAAAGGAAATGATTCTTTAGGTCTACTCGACGAAGTTGATAAAAATTGGAAAACATTGGCGCATAGCGTTTCCTAA
- a CDS encoding ferritin-like domain-containing protein has product MKLGSVEHKELFCRSFTESYREYEPEYLPWPDLDDAALNFLRSIPFWEKALDTERQAGVIVSGYAQTVSDPVLQAAIALQGQEESRHARLLKTLIDRYGIKMPERPPIEVPHHIEPVFTRFGFEECLDTFFAYGLFAIAREANVFPESIFTIFDPIIDEETRHIVFFVNWFTYTQIQRGQGFIPLRSAKTLWQYGKALSNLIAVFGNDDPSKTGFAATGTNIFTKDLTLEKFLEICLVENQRRMSKYDPRLLQPQLLPRLANVALNILQLIPKRKLQNIESASA; this is encoded by the coding sequence ATGAAACTTGGTTCTGTCGAGCATAAGGAATTATTCTGTCGGAGCTTTACCGAAAGCTACAGGGAATATGAGCCTGAGTATCTTCCCTGGCCAGATTTAGACGATGCAGCTTTGAATTTCCTACGCAGCATTCCCTTTTGGGAGAAAGCTCTAGATACAGAGCGACAAGCTGGAGTAATAGTGAGTGGTTACGCACAAACGGTAAGCGATCCCGTTTTACAAGCTGCCATCGCTCTCCAAGGTCAAGAAGAATCACGCCACGCCCGCCTGCTGAAAACATTAATCGACCGTTACGGCATTAAAATGCCAGAACGTCCCCCCATTGAAGTTCCCCATCATATTGAGCCAGTATTTACGCGCTTTGGCTTTGAAGAATGCCTGGATACTTTCTTCGCCTATGGGCTATTTGCGATCGCCCGTGAAGCTAATGTTTTTCCAGAGTCAATCTTTACGATCTTTGATCCCATCATAGACGAAGAGACACGCCATATCGTGTTTTTTGTCAACTGGTTTACCTATACACAAATTCAGCGCGGCCAGGGATTTATCCCCCTGCGGAGTGCCAAAACCCTCTGGCAGTACGGCAAGGCACTCAGCAATCTGATTGCCGTCTTTGGCAATGATGACCCCAGTAAGACTGGTTTTGCTGCCACCGGCACTAACATCTTTACTAAAGACCTCACACTAGAAAAATTTCTGGAGATTTGCCTAGTGGAAAATCAGCGGCGGATGAGCAAGTACGATCCCCGATTGCTGCAACCGCAATTATTACCCAGACTTGCCAATGTCGCCCTGAACATCCTCCAGTTAATACCCAAACGCAAACTCCAAAATATCGAGAGCGCTAGTGCCTAA
- a CDS encoding cyanophycinase, with protein sequence MLESNPKRQLVIIGGAEDKDGDSQILREFVRRAGGTKANIVIMTAATELPREVGENYIRVFERLGAENVRIIDTETRDDASSSTALQAIDKATGVFFTGGDQARITSILKDTEIDAAIHKRFAEGAVIAGTSAGAAVMPDKMIVEGDSQTHPRIETVEMGPGMGFLPGVVIDQHFSQRGRLGRLISALILEPAVLGFGIDENTAMVVTDNQIEVIGEGAVTIVDESEATYNNAGEILKDESLAICGAKLHILPHGFKFDLKTRQPILNNGSAANLSVAVS encoded by the coding sequence ATGTTAGAAAGTAATCCTAAAAGACAGTTAGTAATTATTGGCGGAGCCGAAGACAAAGATGGAGATTCCCAAATTTTACGGGAATTTGTCCGCCGCGCTGGAGGTACAAAAGCGAACATTGTGATTATGACAGCGGCGACAGAACTACCGAGAGAAGTGGGAGAAAATTATATTCGAGTATTTGAGCGATTAGGAGCTGAGAATGTCCGCATCATTGATACAGAAACTCGTGATGATGCGTCTTCATCAACAGCATTGCAAGCTATTGATAAAGCAACTGGAGTATTTTTTACTGGGGGAGACCAAGCCCGCATCACCAGCATCCTCAAGGACACTGAAATCGATGCGGCGATTCACAAACGGTTTGCTGAAGGCGCAGTGATTGCAGGCACCAGCGCCGGAGCGGCTGTAATGCCAGATAAAATGATCGTGGAAGGCGACTCCCAGACCCATCCTCGGATTGAAACTGTGGAAATGGGTCCCGGTATGGGATTTCTCCCCGGAGTAGTAATCGATCAACATTTCTCTCAACGTGGACGATTGGGACGCTTAATCTCCGCTTTAATACTAGAGCCTGCTGTTTTGGGATTCGGTATTGATGAGAATACCGCAATGGTTGTGACAGATAATCAAATTGAAGTGATTGGTGAAGGTGCCGTCACAATTGTCGATGAATCAGAGGCTACATATAACAATGCCGGTGAAATTTTGAAGGATGAGTCGTTGGCGATTTGTGGAGCTAAGCTACATATTTTGCCACACGGCTTCAAATTTGATTTGAAAACCCGCCAACCTATCCTCAATAATGGCTCTGCGGCAAATCTCTCTGTAGCAGTTAGTTGA
- the hpnH gene encoding adenosyl-hopene transferase HpnH encodes MAVNLQQAIDIGKYLVTQRLLGRKRFPLVLMLEPLFRCNLACTGCGKIQHPKEILKQNLTPEQCFAAVEECGAPVVSIPGGEPLLHPQIDEIVRGLIERKKYIYLCTNGLLLEKSLDKFQPSPYLSFSVHLDGMRELHDRCVDRKGVFDIAVQAIRAAKAKGFRVTTNTTIFEGTDPKDMQEFFDFLETLNTDGMMISPGYSYEWAPDQDHFLHREQTRALFREILAPFKTGEKNWNFNHNPLFLDFLTGEKDYECTPWGSPSYSVLGWQKPCYLLNEGYYSTFQELLAKTDWSQYGQKSGNPKCADCMVHCGYEPTAAMDAMQPQNMARALGSVFGRN; translated from the coding sequence ATGGCAGTTAATTTACAACAAGCTATAGATATCGGTAAATATCTCGTCACTCAACGTCTGTTGGGGCGCAAACGCTTTCCTTTAGTATTAATGTTGGAACCTCTTTTTCGGTGTAACCTAGCGTGTACAGGTTGTGGTAAAATCCAACATCCAAAGGAAATATTAAAGCAAAACCTCACCCCAGAACAGTGCTTCGCCGCAGTGGAAGAGTGTGGCGCACCGGTTGTCTCAATTCCTGGGGGAGAACCTCTGCTACATCCCCAAATTGACGAGATTGTACGGGGATTAATTGAGCGCAAAAAGTATATTTACTTGTGTACCAATGGTTTGTTGTTAGAAAAGAGCCTAGATAAGTTTCAACCTTCCCCTTATCTGAGTTTTAGCGTGCATCTAGATGGAATGCGGGAGTTGCACGATCGCTGTGTCGATCGCAAAGGTGTTTTTGATATTGCCGTCCAAGCCATTCGCGCCGCTAAAGCTAAAGGCTTTCGTGTCACCACTAATACCACAATCTTTGAGGGAACTGACCCCAAAGATATGCAAGAGTTCTTTGATTTTCTGGAAACACTCAATACCGACGGGATGATGATTTCTCCTGGCTACAGCTACGAGTGGGCACCAGATCAAGATCATTTTCTCCACCGCGAACAAACACGCGCCCTGTTCCGAGAAATCCTGGCTCCCTTCAAAACTGGTGAAAAAAACTGGAACTTCAATCACAATCCCCTGTTCCTAGATTTTCTCACCGGAGAGAAAGACTACGAATGCACGCCTTGGGGTAGCCCAAGTTATAGCGTTCTTGGTTGGCAAAAACCTTGCTATCTGCTGAACGAGGGTTATTACTCTACCTTCCAAGAATTACTAGCAAAAACTGACTGGAGTCAATACGGCCAGAAGAGTGGTAATCCCAAGTGCGCCGATTGCATGGTTCACTGCGGCTACGAACCTACAGCCGCGATGGATGCGATGCAACCGCAAAATATGGCGCGTGCCCTTGGTAGCGTGTTTGGTAGGAATTAG
- a CDS encoding 5'-methylthioadenosine/S-adenosylhomocysteine nucleosidase family protein, producing the protein MPNFLPHDTILVPQGAEHQAVCRGLRSVTGFVPTVLPIPVGMKPLLQYLQQSPESRQFLAAKSRVLVVGLCGSLSSSYGVGDVVLYQDCIYQGKRQECDRPFTAHLHSALSMGHRQEAEEKNSSSPVPNPHSPVPNPHSPLPTPHSPVNLVKALTSDRVIWSAAQKRHLGETLAADVVDMEGFTALEFFNVAGVAVAMLRVVSDDCQHDIPDLTPAINSDGSLRPLPLAIAMLRQPLAATRLIRGSLKALKVLEKVTNLLVSG; encoded by the coding sequence GTGCCTAATTTTTTACCCCACGACACAATTCTCGTGCCTCAGGGAGCAGAACATCAAGCTGTGTGTCGTGGATTACGCAGCGTTACTGGCTTCGTCCCAACGGTATTACCCATACCTGTTGGGATGAAGCCTTTACTTCAATACCTGCAACAATCCCCAGAAAGTAGACAATTTCTCGCCGCAAAATCGAGAGTGCTAGTTGTGGGTTTATGTGGCAGCTTGAGCAGCAGCTACGGTGTTGGTGATGTTGTGCTGTACCAAGATTGCATTTATCAAGGAAAACGGCAAGAATGCGATCGCCCTTTCACCGCACACTTACACTCAGCCCTGAGCATGGGGCATAGGCAAGAAGCAGAGGAGAAAAACTCTTCTTCCCCAGTCCCCAATCCCCACTCCCCAGTCCCCAATCCCCACTCCCCACTCCCCACTCCCCACTCCCCAGTGAATTTGGTCAAAGCATTAACAAGCGATCGCGTCATTTGGTCTGCGGCTCAAAAACGCCATCTGGGTGAGACTTTAGCGGCTGATGTTGTTGACATGGAAGGATTTACTGCCCTAGAGTTTTTCAATGTAGCTGGGGTAGCAGTGGCAATGTTGCGAGTAGTCAGCGACGATTGTCAGCACGATATTCCTGACCTCACACCAGCAATCAACTCTGATGGTTCCCTCCGTCCTTTGCCCCTAGCGATCGCAATGCTTCGCCAACCCCTAGCAGCTACGCGGCTAATTCGAGGTTCGCTAAAAGCATTAAAAGTGTTAGAAAAAGTGACAAATTTGCTTGTTTCAGGCTGA
- the hpnA gene encoding hopanoid-associated sugar epimerase → MINPKSKIQNPKSKRVFVTGGTGFIGAHLVRLLLQQGYTVKALVRPSSNLQNLRSLEVEIVKGDLNDANLWQQMSDCQYLFHVAAHYSLWQADRELLHRHNVLGTRNVLAAAQKAGIERTVYTSSVAAIGVGKSGEVVDETHQSPLEKLVGNYKKSKFLAEQEAIQAAAKGQEVVIVNPSSPIGSLDIKPTPTGDIILRFLRRQMPFYLDTGLNFIDVRDVAWGHLLALQRGKSGDRYILGHQNLSLKQLLEQLAEITGLRAPQRTLPPWLPLSVAWVDEKILAPLGKLPSVPIDGVRMAKQPMYYNATKAVRELGLPQSPLNGALQDAVDWFVAQGYVK, encoded by the coding sequence TTGATAAATCCAAAATCCAAAATCCAAAATCCAAAATCAAAAAGGGTTTTTGTCACAGGGGGTACAGGTTTTATTGGTGCCCACTTGGTGCGATTGCTGCTGCAACAAGGATACACAGTTAAAGCACTGGTACGCCCTAGCAGTAATCTGCAAAATCTACGCAGTCTGGAGGTGGAAATTGTCAAAGGCGATTTGAACGATGCAAATCTGTGGCAACAGATGAGCGATTGTCAATACCTGTTTCATGTGGCAGCCCATTATTCTCTGTGGCAAGCAGACCGGGAGTTACTCCACCGTCATAATGTTTTGGGTACCCGCAATGTGCTAGCAGCAGCCCAAAAAGCGGGAATTGAACGCACCGTTTATACCAGTTCGGTGGCGGCCATTGGGGTGGGTAAATCTGGTGAAGTCGTTGATGAAACACATCAGAGTCCCTTAGAAAAGTTGGTGGGTAACTACAAAAAGTCTAAATTTCTCGCCGAACAAGAAGCTATCCAAGCCGCTGCTAAAGGTCAGGAGGTAGTTATAGTCAATCCCAGCAGCCCAATTGGATCATTGGATATCAAACCTACCCCTACAGGTGATATAATACTGCGGTTTTTACGGCGACAAATGCCCTTTTACTTGGATACTGGTTTGAATTTTATCGATGTGCGGGACGTGGCATGGGGGCATTTACTGGCCTTGCAGCGGGGTAAATCTGGCGATCGCTATATCTTGGGTCACCAAAACCTCAGTCTCAAGCAACTACTCGAACAACTCGCCGAGATTACAGGCTTGAGGGCACCCCAACGAACTTTACCCCCTTGGTTACCCCTGAGTGTTGCTTGGGTTGATGAAAAAATTCTCGCACCACTGGGGAAATTGCCCTCAGTGCCCATAGATGGCGTTCGCATGGCGAAACAACCAATGTATTACAATGCTACGAAGGCAGTGCGAGAGTTGGGTTTACCCCAATCACCCCTCAATGGCGCACTCCAGGATGCTGTGGATTGGTTTGTTGCTCAGGGTTACGTCAAATGA
- a CDS encoding efflux RND transporter permease subunit has translation MSFWIAVTVAGILAFSSLKYALFPDITFPVVVVNATAPLTSALDTESKLTKPLEERLRSLKGLENIRSSTYPGQTAVGLSFAVGTNLETSTKEVETALKQVTLPQEATSKIIPLNLNESAAISYAIESSKLNLTDLTKLAKDEIVSAIAKLPGVLKVSLLGDATATPLDPSKLSAAALSQQGSTLVRFNGQDALAFQVIKRGNANTLEVVSRVEKEVQRLRSQLKDVNLTLAATQAKYIRQATQSTIDALLEAILLSIVVIFPFLWNWRATLISALAIPASLLATFIVMAIYGFNLETITLLALALVIGSIVDDAIVDVENIMRHVDDGENPRQAALLATNEIGLTVTAATLTAVAVFLPIGLMGGVIGQFFKPFGITVSAAMLASMLVARTLSPVLAIYWLKPKPSTSPRREAKTWEKFAQSYRNLLSWSLNHRNIVIGLAVLSFIAGIALIPLIPKGFIPKLDRGEFNIAYTAPLPKIPDLAQVREAGGAGGAGGAGGEKLTSLSQSPLPTPNSPFPIPNPLNDSLEVAKKLEAVVRKDPAVETVFTTVGSREGEPNKGTLYVRLKEDRKITTAQLQDQLRSSLPILSGVTTSVEDIQFVDTGGQKPLEVALQGNNLQSLSKAVKAIKEKIQKIPGFVDVTVKGETNSQGTVLQIERLNNQRVAYISANLGKDISLGDATDKVVAEAKAVLPSDVSLDLGGDSAKLSEVFGSFGSTLALSALCIIVVLILLFKSWVDPLVIGVSLPLALVGAMLALLITKSDFGMISLIGFVFLLGLANKNAILLVDYINQLRSAGVDRTEAILNTGLVRLRPIMMTTASTLLGMLPIALGLGAGSELRSPMAVAIAGGLVTSTILSLIVVPVVYTILDDWFPRKNFRF, from the coding sequence GTGAGTTTTTGGATCGCCGTCACGGTGGCTGGTATCCTTGCTTTCAGTTCCCTCAAGTATGCATTGTTCCCAGATATTACCTTCCCAGTAGTGGTTGTAAATGCTACAGCCCCACTAACATCTGCCCTAGATACAGAATCCAAGCTCACCAAACCCCTAGAAGAACGCCTGCGTTCCTTGAAAGGACTGGAGAACATCCGCTCATCCACCTATCCTGGTCAAACAGCCGTCGGTCTATCTTTTGCCGTTGGTACGAATCTAGAAACATCAACCAAAGAAGTTGAAACCGCCCTCAAGCAGGTGACTCTTCCTCAGGAAGCGACTTCTAAAATTATTCCCTTGAACTTGAACGAGTCAGCCGCCATTAGCTATGCCATTGAGAGTTCCAAGCTCAATCTCACAGATTTGACTAAGTTGGCCAAAGATGAGATTGTCAGTGCGATCGCTAAACTACCAGGAGTCCTGAAAGTTTCACTGCTGGGCGATGCAACTGCAACTCCTTTAGATCCATCAAAGCTCAGTGCAGCGGCTCTCAGCCAGCAAGGGTCTACATTAGTCCGGTTTAACGGGCAAGACGCACTTGCATTTCAGGTAATCAAACGCGGCAATGCTAACACCTTAGAAGTGGTGAGTCGAGTTGAAAAAGAAGTCCAAAGACTGCGCTCTCAACTCAAAGATGTCAACCTCACCTTAGCCGCCACTCAAGCAAAATATATCCGCCAAGCCACCCAATCAACAATCGATGCTCTACTAGAAGCAATCTTGTTATCCATCGTCGTCATCTTTCCATTTTTGTGGAACTGGCGAGCCACCTTAATTTCCGCATTGGCGATTCCTGCGTCTCTTTTGGCGACATTTATCGTCATGGCGATTTATGGCTTCAATTTAGAGACAATCACGCTGCTGGCTTTAGCTTTGGTGATTGGGAGTATTGTTGATGATGCGATCGTTGATGTAGAAAACATCATGCGACACGTCGATGATGGAGAAAATCCCCGCCAAGCAGCGCTTTTAGCGACAAATGAGATTGGATTGACAGTTACGGCAGCTACTTTGACAGCAGTAGCAGTTTTTCTGCCTATAGGTTTAATGGGTGGAGTAATCGGTCAGTTCTTCAAGCCCTTCGGTATCACTGTTTCAGCCGCAATGCTCGCTTCTATGCTAGTAGCCCGGACTTTATCTCCAGTTCTGGCTATCTACTGGCTAAAACCAAAACCCTCTACCTCCCCTCGCCGTGAAGCAAAAACCTGGGAAAAGTTTGCCCAATCTTATAGAAACTTGCTCAGTTGGTCTTTAAATCACCGCAACATAGTTATAGGATTAGCTGTACTCAGCTTCATTGCAGGTATAGCACTAATTCCACTAATTCCCAAAGGATTTATCCCCAAATTAGATCGCGGCGAATTCAATATTGCTTATACGGCTCCTTTGCCAAAAATCCCTGATTTAGCACAAGTAAGGGAAGCAGGGGGAGCAGGGGGAGCAGGGGGAGCAGGGGGAGAAAAATTAACTTCCTTATCCCAATCCCCACTCCCCACTCCCAACTCCCCATTCCCCATTCCCAATCCCTTAAATGATTCCCTTGAGGTTGCGAAGAAACTCGAAGCAGTGGTGAGAAAAGACCCAGCAGTGGAAACGGTATTTACCACCGTTGGTTCTCGTGAGGGTGAGCCGAACAAAGGCACCCTATATGTGAGGCTTAAAGAAGACCGGAAAATCACAACTGCCCAATTACAAGACCAGCTGCGCTCCTCCTTACCAATTCTTTCTGGCGTAACTACCAGTGTTGAAGACATTCAATTTGTCGATACCGGCGGTCAAAAACCTCTGGAGGTAGCATTACAAGGTAACAATCTCCAATCTCTAAGCAAAGCTGTCAAGGCAATTAAAGAGAAGATTCAGAAAATACCAGGATTTGTCGATGTGACAGTTAAAGGTGAAACGAATTCACAGGGGACGGTTTTGCAAATTGAGCGTCTGAATAATCAGCGGGTGGCCTATATCAGTGCTAATCTCGGCAAAGATATTTCCTTGGGTGATGCTACTGACAAAGTGGTAGCTGAAGCTAAGGCGGTGTTACCGTCTGATGTTTCCCTAGATTTGGGAGGAGACTCTGCCAAATTGAGCGAAGTTTTTGGCAGTTTTGGCAGTACTCTGGCTCTATCTGCCCTATGCATTATTGTGGTACTAATTTTGCTATTCAAAAGCTGGGTAGATCCTCTGGTCATTGGTGTCTCTTTGCCTTTGGCACTGGTAGGGGCGATGTTGGCGCTACTGATTACCAAGAGCGACTTTGGCATGATCTCACTGATTGGCTTCGTGTTTTTGTTGGGACTAGCAAACAAAAATGCCATTTTATTGGTAGATTACATCAATCAGCTACGCAGTGCTGGTGTAGACCGCACCGAAGCAATCCTCAATACTGGACTCGTGCGCCTCAGACCAATTATGATGACTACCGCTTCCACGCTTTTAGGGATGCTACCGATCGCCTTAGGTTTGGGTGCTGGCTCCGAATTGCGATCGCCGATGGCCGTAGCGATCGCCGGCGGACTTGTGACTTCGACTATCCTCAGCTTGATTGTTGTACCCGTGGTTTACACCATTTTGGATGATTGGTTTCCCCGAAAAAATTTTAGATTTTAG